Proteins encoded within one genomic window of Alteribacter populi:
- a CDS encoding Clp protease ClpB: MVEETKDSQVTETDESVNETQTVEEPETKPEEQAEAKTFTQDEVNALIADRLSREKKKYSDYESVKEKAERFEKEAEERRLAEMSEKERAEELAKKYETEKAEIAQQLEEFKSQVQREKVTNEFIKKAQAANIAYVDDALALADLSAVTVEDGKVNGVDDVVQSLIENKPFLLAQKKAEAKEIGSPSNYDDKQAEKTADQLLQEAAQKAKRSGKTEDLAAYQQLKRELGR, encoded by the coding sequence ATGGTAGAGGAAACTAAAGATTCGCAAGTAACCGAAACAGACGAAAGTGTAAACGAAACTCAAACGGTTGAGGAACCGGAAACTAAACCGGAAGAACAGGCGGAGGCCAAAACGTTTACGCAGGACGAAGTGAACGCGCTTATTGCGGACCGACTCAGTCGCGAGAAAAAGAAATACTCCGATTACGAGTCCGTAAAAGAGAAAGCGGAGCGCTTCGAAAAAGAAGCGGAGGAACGCCGTCTCGCCGAAATGTCCGAGAAAGAACGGGCGGAAGAATTGGCGAAGAAGTACGAAACAGAAAAGGCGGAAATTGCGCAGCAGCTCGAGGAGTTTAAGTCGCAAGTCCAACGCGAAAAGGTAACGAACGAATTTATCAAAAAGGCGCAAGCAGCGAACATTGCGTATGTAGACGACGCGCTGGCCCTGGCCGACCTATCCGCGGTAACGGTCGAAGACGGGAAAGTGAACGGCGTGGATGACGTAGTGCAATCGCTGATTGAAAATAAACCGTTTTTACTTGCGCAGAAGAAAGCGGAAGCAAAAGAGATCGGCAGTCCGTCAAATTACGACGATAAGCAGGCGGAGAAAACGGCCGACCAACTGCTGCAGGAAGCGGCGCAAAAGGCGAAGCGTTCGGGAAAGACCGAGGACCTCGCCGCGTATCAGCAACTTAAACGAGAATTAGGACGATAA
- a CDS encoding phage minor capsid protein — translation MRRVNEILGGLDANLSAEIDNAIDDIYEHGRARTLIALGLFASMGAARRYLRSDDVIESRTHRTWKTSQKDVTTEDLLAMTSNTRRRVKSEVRRVAAEVLREEYSTAVNRRVMTQRLERAGMHAITDSAGRRWKMSHYADVVMKTKMVEAHREAGEIEARERGAGYVVISQHGGSCKKCVPWEGRVLRINDSIEGTQPTVDEARNFGLYHPGCLHSQVVIRDPNIIR, via the coding sequence GTGCGCCGTGTTAACGAAATACTCGGCGGACTCGATGCGAACTTGTCGGCGGAAATCGATAACGCAATTGACGATATTTACGAACACGGGCGCGCTCGTACGTTAATTGCGTTAGGATTATTCGCGTCGATGGGCGCAGCTCGGCGTTATTTGCGAAGCGACGACGTAATAGAGAGCCGAACGCATCGAACGTGGAAAACATCGCAAAAGGACGTCACGACCGAAGACTTGCTCGCAATGACGTCGAATACGAGGCGCCGAGTCAAGTCGGAAGTTAGGCGAGTTGCTGCGGAGGTCTTGCGTGAGGAGTATTCGACCGCGGTGAATCGGCGAGTAATGACGCAACGGCTCGAACGTGCCGGAATGCACGCGATAACAGATTCGGCGGGTAGGCGTTGGAAGATGAGCCACTACGCGGATGTCGTTATGAAGACGAAGATGGTCGAGGCGCACCGAGAAGCTGGCGAGATTGAAGCGAGGGAACGCGGTGCTGGTTACGTTGTTATATCGCAACATGGCGGGAGCTGTAAAAAATGCGTTCCTTGGGAAGGACGCGTGCTACGAATTAACGACTCGATCGAAGGGACGCAACCGACCGTAGACGAGGCGCGGAATTTTGGGCTTTATCATCCGGGGTGCCTACATTCACAAGTCGTTATACGAGACCCAAACATAATTCGTTAA
- a CDS encoding phage portal protein, translated as MDILCAKPADLLVGEPPKFESGKDSESIEQRRINEIVENNDMTQMLHEQTTGNGYRGDAFLKTYYTYRQDISEVPEAWRDEIRAKMKREVIIESVSAKFVFPEFAEGSKKRVKAYNIAWPEFVDVGKEERVFLNVERHVPGAILYERYRMHDKHVVTEYGDSAHVPVFTVGERVNTNRDQDAIFTGVPHLLVEHIPYKATDDEFFGISGVEKLESILAALNDRLTQIDYILWKHADPAMRGPQYGGDGSMKASGKYFPFTQDETTPEYLTWNAQLDSAFKEIDYLLGVIFQMSETPQWLFGTTMTEDRGGTGTSHTDGAAIKARFMPILSKVKRIRMYVDRAVRDALWKAQMLENEANEDVDGWEPYEPVYPTVTWSDGLPKNEKELAEIYSIRTGGKPTIDQHSAIKKQDDVDDEKARETIDRIVTDETREEESFASVQSIREEPIEGDDA; from the coding sequence ATGGACATCCTTTGCGCCAAGCCGGCCGACCTGCTCGTCGGAGAGCCGCCGAAGTTTGAGTCCGGTAAAGACTCCGAATCAATCGAGCAGCGCCGCATTAACGAAATCGTCGAAAATAACGATATGACGCAGATGCTCCACGAACAGACGACCGGCAACGGATACCGCGGCGACGCGTTCTTGAAAACGTACTACACGTACCGCCAGGATATCTCGGAGGTGCCGGAAGCATGGCGCGATGAGATCCGCGCAAAGATGAAGCGCGAAGTTATCATCGAAAGTGTGAGCGCTAAATTCGTATTCCCAGAATTCGCGGAAGGATCGAAGAAGCGGGTTAAAGCGTATAACATCGCATGGCCGGAATTCGTAGACGTCGGCAAGGAGGAGCGCGTATTCCTTAACGTCGAACGCCATGTGCCCGGCGCAATACTGTACGAACGTTATCGCATGCACGATAAGCACGTCGTAACCGAATACGGAGACAGCGCGCACGTGCCGGTATTCACCGTCGGCGAGCGCGTTAACACTAACCGCGACCAAGACGCCATATTTACGGGTGTACCGCACCTGCTCGTCGAGCACATTCCGTACAAGGCGACAGACGACGAATTCTTCGGAATCAGCGGCGTGGAGAAACTCGAATCCATACTGGCCGCGCTAAACGACCGCCTTACGCAGATCGATTATATCCTATGGAAGCACGCGGACCCCGCGATGCGTGGACCGCAATACGGCGGAGACGGTTCGATGAAAGCGAGCGGCAAGTATTTCCCGTTCACGCAGGACGAGACGACTCCGGAATACTTAACGTGGAACGCGCAGCTCGATTCCGCGTTTAAGGAGATCGACTATCTGCTCGGCGTGATTTTCCAGATGTCCGAAACGCCGCAATGGCTATTCGGTACGACGATGACGGAGGACCGCGGAGGCACCGGAACGTCCCACACGGACGGCGCCGCCATTAAAGCGCGGTTCATGCCGATTCTATCGAAAGTTAAGCGGATCCGCATGTATGTCGACCGTGCCGTTCGCGACGCGCTATGGAAGGCGCAAATGCTCGAAAACGAAGCGAACGAAGACGTCGACGGGTGGGAACCGTACGAGCCTGTATATCCGACGGTAACGTGGAGCGACGGACTTCCGAAGAACGAGAAGGAGCTCGCGGAAATCTATTCGATCAGAACCGGAGGCAAGCCGACTATCGACCAGCACTCCGCGATTAAGAAGCAGGATGACGTTGACGACGAAAAGGCTCGCGAAACGATTGACCGCATTGTTACGGATGAGACTCGCGAAGAAGAGTCGTTCGCAAGCGTACAATCAATCCGCGAAGAGCCGATCGAAGGAGATGACGCTTAA
- the terL gene encoding phage terminase large subunit: protein MAWTNGEWLERPARQKRIDEFTALKDELFTLVDDTFGGDVGALPDDLQYDLYETLEELDRLKRIHRAEVDLLYFAYEYFGDDLNPDNDGNWIPRYDDSNPDTITSNAPFFHGEICEIMNDVSHVRRNDKVAVAAPRSHAKSSFLSKAYPIREVVFRLRKYVIIISETPAVSSANMEWISEQLKNNEKLRADFGPLLSPKDQANIKDNSEEFIAWYEDKNGRKRQSALVQAASTGQRLRGRNWNGNRPDLIVCDDLEDANTNAATPEQRKKLREWFASVVVPLGDPKGEKTAILYMGTTVHHEALLMHILYKRSDFRTKLYRAIIDQPVNGGLWESCREIYVNRENANRADEARLFYEENREDMDEGVRVLWQDVQPIYKLMTWKWDNGSKAFNTEYMNNPIDEESMIFNPDTFTYWTKDPSLHTDDFKNNRRFRIGMGVDFAMGKQRGDYQAVTVTAKDEANDIIYVVDSFLDRIPPQKFIDVIVAKVIDWQPDIIAAEAQMAQEFFVDTLKESLQEAGYPAHTRVKKIQQRSRKELRIEAMLPDIESGRIRFSNKHAALLEQFERYGTGAHDDGPDSCEMSYSVIQKPELRVMDKPPGF from the coding sequence ATGGCGTGGACGAACGGAGAGTGGCTCGAAAGGCCAGCGCGACAGAAACGTATCGATGAATTCACCGCGTTAAAGGACGAGTTATTTACGCTGGTGGACGATACATTCGGCGGAGACGTGGGCGCGTTGCCGGACGATTTACAATACGATTTATACGAAACGCTCGAGGAACTCGATCGGCTTAAACGAATCCACCGGGCAGAAGTCGACCTACTATATTTCGCGTATGAATACTTCGGCGACGACTTAAACCCGGATAACGACGGTAACTGGATTCCGCGGTACGACGACAGCAACCCGGACACCATCACGTCTAACGCGCCTTTCTTTCACGGCGAGATATGCGAAATCATGAACGACGTGTCACACGTTCGACGTAATGATAAGGTTGCCGTCGCGGCGCCCAGGTCACATGCTAAAAGTTCCTTCTTATCGAAGGCGTACCCGATTCGCGAAGTCGTGTTCCGACTGCGCAAGTACGTCATTATCATATCGGAAACGCCGGCGGTATCCTCCGCGAATATGGAATGGATATCGGAGCAACTGAAGAACAACGAAAAGCTGCGGGCGGACTTCGGACCGCTCTTATCGCCGAAGGACCAGGCGAACATTAAAGACAATTCCGAAGAATTTATCGCATGGTACGAAGATAAGAACGGACGCAAACGGCAGTCGGCGTTAGTGCAAGCGGCATCGACGGGACAGAGACTACGGGGACGTAACTGGAACGGAAACCGGCCGGACTTAATCGTTTGCGATGACTTAGAGGACGCGAACACGAACGCAGCTACCCCTGAGCAGCGGAAGAAACTCCGCGAATGGTTCGCATCAGTTGTTGTACCGCTTGGTGACCCGAAAGGTGAAAAGACCGCTATTTTATACATGGGCACAACCGTACATCATGAGGCACTTTTAATGCACATCCTATACAAGCGGTCGGACTTTCGGACAAAGTTATACCGCGCGATTATAGATCAACCGGTAAACGGCGGACTGTGGGAGTCTTGTCGCGAGATATATGTTAATAGAGAAAATGCGAACCGAGCCGATGAAGCTCGGCTTTTTTATGAGGAAAACCGCGAAGACATGGACGAGGGTGTTCGAGTTCTATGGCAAGACGTCCAGCCGATTTACAAACTAATGACGTGGAAATGGGATAACGGTTCCAAAGCGTTTAATACGGAGTACATGAACAACCCGATCGACGAGGAATCGATGATTTTCAACCCGGACACGTTCACGTACTGGACGAAGGACCCGTCGCTCCACACGGACGATTTCAAGAATAACCGGCGCTTCCGTATCGGAATGGGCGTCGACTTTGCGATGGGTAAACAACGCGGAGACTATCAGGCGGTAACAGTGACGGCAAAGGACGAGGCGAACGACATTATCTACGTAGTCGATTCGTTCCTCGACCGGATCCCGCCACAGAAGTTTATCGACGTCATTGTCGCGAAGGTAATCGACTGGCAGCCGGACATAATCGCCGCCGAAGCGCAGATGGCGCAGGAATTCTTCGTCGACACGTTAAAAGAATCGTTGCAAGAAGCGGGCTACCCGGCTCATACCCGCGTAAAGAAGATACAGCAACGGAGCCGTAAGGAACTGCGAATCGAAGCGATGCTGCCCGACATTGAAAGCGGGCGGATCCGGTTTTCAAATAAACACGCGGCCCTGCTCGAGCAATTCGAGCGCTACGGAACCGGGGCGCATGATGACGGTCCGGATAGCTGCGAAATGTCATACTCGGTTATTCAAAAGCCGGAATTACGCGTAATGGACAAACCGCCGGGATTCTAA
- a CDS encoding site-specific integrase: MNEVSAIKCKRQIAAMKSALHGRNRLLFVIGINSGLRISDILTLRVGQVRGQSTITLREGKTGKAKRFVFNTAIKRAVAELVPTDAEDSDYLFRSRKGARPISRVQAYRVINEAARRAGISGEIGCHSLRKTFGYFAYNNGTDIALLMRIFNHSKQSLTLRYIGVEQSDIDEVYTGINL, from the coding sequence ATGAACGAAGTATCCGCAATAAAATGTAAGCGTCAGATAGCCGCCATGAAATCCGCTCTACATGGGCGCAACCGCTTGTTATTCGTCATCGGGATTAACAGCGGACTCCGCATATCCGATATCCTTACGCTCCGGGTCGGGCAGGTGCGCGGTCAGTCCACAATAACCTTGCGCGAAGGAAAGACCGGCAAGGCGAAGCGGTTCGTATTTAACACCGCAATTAAACGGGCGGTTGCCGAGCTTGTGCCGACCGATGCGGAAGATTCCGATTACTTGTTCCGTAGCCGTAAAGGCGCTAGGCCGATTAGTCGCGTGCAAGCTTACCGCGTAATAAACGAAGCAGCACGTCGGGCCGGCATTAGCGGGGAGATCGGATGCCACTCGCTCCGGAAAACCTTCGGATATTTCGCGTATAATAACGGCACGGATATTGCGTTGTTGATGCGGATATTTAATCATTCGAAGCAATCGCTCACACTCCGATATATTGGCGTTGAACAATCGGATATCGACGAAGTTTATACCGGAATTAATTTGTAA
- a CDS encoding phBC6A51 family helix-turn-helix protein has protein sequence MAKKLSDKQYAAIALLSLPQRGGMTYEQIAEQVGIHRTTLHDWRRDDDFNAELKAQIMRSTLDRLPDIMASIPDHIIEDGNAALFRTLLQAHGMLTEKHEVEAKGSGQADMDAIRAKIQTHRDTQT, from the coding sequence ATGGCGAAGAAACTATCCGATAAGCAGTACGCGGCTATTGCGTTGCTCTCTCTTCCGCAACGTGGCGGTATGACATATGAGCAGATCGCGGAGCAGGTCGGCATACACCGGACGACACTACATGACTGGCGGAGGGATGACGACTTTAACGCGGAACTTAAGGCGCAGATTATGCGGAGTACACTCGATAGGTTGCCGGACATTATGGCGAGCATACCCGATCATATTATCGAAGATGGTAATGCGGCCTTATTTCGCACACTATTACAGGCACACGGAATGCTAACCGAGAAGCACGAGGTAGAGGCGAAGGGATCCGGACAGGCGGACATGGACGCTATACGTGCGAAGATACAGACGCACCGTGATACGCAGACGTAG
- a CDS encoding HNH endonuclease signature motif containing protein, with amino-acid sequence MEYVPRDYDVHLLKYGSGGLYERTDPETTKEIIDRDVRRYEEMNEAQPVHTYYIKPEPVRRNTNSRTGRGEEGRIWAEAVKSRDGYQCQKPDCSTRAGIMHAHHIHNYADWPELRTDESNGITLCEPCHKEFHLFYGKSRTTYENLEEFFGSYLLNAENVTY; translated from the coding sequence GTGGAGTACGTACCGAGAGATTACGACGTTCACCTGCTTAAGTACGGGTCGGGCGGATTGTATGAGCGGACGGACCCCGAGACTACGAAAGAAATTATCGACCGTGACGTACGCAGGTACGAAGAGATGAACGAGGCGCAGCCGGTGCATACGTACTATATAAAGCCGGAACCGGTCCGGCGCAATACTAATTCGCGCACAGGCCGCGGAGAGGAGGGGCGGATATGGGCGGAAGCCGTTAAAAGTCGCGACGGGTATCAATGCCAGAAGCCGGACTGCTCCACTAGGGCGGGAATAATGCACGCTCATCACATTCACAACTACGCCGATTGGCCGGAATTGCGCACAGACGAGAGTAACGGAATCACTTTATGCGAGCCGTGCCACAAAGAATTCCACTTATTTTACGGAAAATCGCGAACTACTTACGAAAACTTAGAGGAATTTTTCGGATCATACTTACTAAACGCGGAAAATGTTACGTATTAA
- a CDS encoding sigma factor-like helix-turn-helix DNA-binding protein produces MGVSRYDKSAQHKRLEQRYALDDKDGVRALLRDIHTLNSRSYNGDYAACDILADLATAIGAAGLTDRQREALGYIYGEDLTQADAGKRMGVSHAAVSQFIEAGTQKIAEIYFHWAGHGEGYESGEDDSQ; encoded by the coding sequence ATGGGCGTATCGCGCTATGATAAATCGGCGCAACACAAACGGCTGGAACAGCGGTACGCGCTCGACGATAAAGACGGCGTACGGGCGTTGCTCCGCGACATACACACGCTGAACAGCCGGTCATATAACGGGGATTATGCTGCGTGCGACATACTCGCTGACTTGGCGACGGCGATCGGAGCAGCCGGACTGACGGATCGGCAGCGGGAGGCCCTCGGCTACATTTACGGCGAGGACTTAACGCAAGCCGACGCAGGCAAGCGCATGGGCGTGTCGCACGCGGCAGTGTCGCAATTTATCGAGGCAGGCACCCAGAAGATAGCGGAGATTTATTTTCACTGGGCGGGGCACGGCGAAGGATACGAAAGCGGGGAGGATGATTCGCAATAA
- a CDS encoding nucleotide modification associated domain-containing protein: MKFHEIDGVRYVEADRKAEVGDKIIVVNTCDKRWENGEVFDVYAGGKGVISIRHPEGNYGGKELAIVANNEFRVLEPIEDRDLSDILAHVAREQAEMKRELAALAGRLEDVAEIAEPRADAHPVGESYDFWRGDSVYDAEEEPDPAVANANITDVTEDIGQRTCILRNDHERAIYDVCQDLATLLIRKNRDYGDSFSKQFERYGIDSALIRMDDKLARLETLKDGDQTEVAESLEDTVQDLAGYAVLTAFELRKAR, encoded by the coding sequence ATGAAATTCCACGAAATCGACGGAGTGCGTTACGTAGAGGCGGACAGGAAGGCGGAGGTTGGGGATAAGATTATCGTTGTTAATACGTGTGATAAACGGTGGGAGAACGGAGAAGTATTCGATGTATACGCGGGAGGTAAAGGCGTCATCTCCATTCGGCATCCGGAAGGTAATTACGGCGGAAAAGAACTCGCTATAGTTGCGAACAACGAGTTCCGCGTACTCGAGCCGATAGAAGACCGCGACCTATCCGACATCCTGGCGCACGTTGCCCGCGAACAGGCGGAGATGAAGCGGGAACTTGCCGCACTGGCGGGCAGGCTCGAAGATGTGGCGGAGATTGCCGAGCCTCGGGCGGATGCTCACCCGGTCGGAGAATCCTACGACTTTTGGCGCGGTGATTCGGTGTACGACGCGGAAGAGGAGCCGGATCCTGCCGTGGCGAACGCGAATATTACCGATGTGACCGAAGATATCGGACAACGGACGTGTATTCTCCGCAACGACCATGAGCGGGCGATATATGACGTGTGCCAAGACCTCGCCACTCTGCTCATCCGCAAGAATCGCGACTATGGCGACAGCTTTTCGAAGCAATTCGAACGCTACGGAATCGACTCGGCGCTAATCCGTATGGACGATAAACTGGCGCGATTGGAAACGTTAAAAGATGGCGATCAGACGGAAGTTGCGGAAAGCCTCGAAGATACCGTGCAAGACTTGGCGGGATACGCCGTGCTGACTGCGTTTGAGCTTCGAAAGGCCCGTTAG
- a CDS encoding 3D domain-containing protein, with protein MTATGYDVSDTIHSPGGRRIVATDPDVIPLGSVVEVRLSDGTTFEAKALDTGGAINGKMIDLLVSDTDTAWQFGRQSVELRVITKGDG; from the coding sequence GTGACCGCGACTGGATATGACGTCAGCGACACGATTCATTCGCCAGGCGGCCGCCGTATTGTCGCGACAGACCCGGACGTGATTCCGCTTGGCTCGGTCGTAGAAGTGCGGCTGTCCGATGGTACCACGTTCGAGGCGAAGGCGCTCGACACTGGCGGCGCAATTAACGGAAAAATGATCGATTTACTCGTAAGCGACACGGATACCGCGTGGCAGTTCGGCCGGCAGTCGGTCGAGTTGCGCGTAATAACGAAAGGAGACGGTTAA
- the thyX gene encoding FAD-dependent thymidylate synthase, with translation MAETTMSVTLMAHTQLSGKFTQKLFEEDAMFLDEGIDATDGQAVALSAIRTCYSANKPSEIVAKEGAKYFGKKATDGEGGTDADRLLRMIFRSKHLSTVEHLTFTFTIEGVSRALLAQLTRHRAGFSFSVQSQRYVKFGSENKSGGFDYVVPDSIANDNRKHPSNYDGDFYVELTARDQFEEAMGDAQWAYDKLRKAGVPAEDARSVLPNAAACNLVMSVNLRALLDFYAKRKPGRGAQGEIAKLAESLKSEVVAVEPWTSQFFGEA, from the coding sequence ATGGCGGAAACAACGATGAGCGTTACGTTAATGGCGCATACGCAGTTGAGCGGGAAATTTACGCAGAAATTATTCGAAGAGGACGCGATGTTCCTCGACGAAGGGATCGACGCAACCGACGGCCAGGCGGTCGCACTCTCCGCAATCCGAACGTGCTACTCGGCGAACAAGCCGTCGGAAATCGTCGCAAAGGAAGGCGCCAAGTATTTCGGCAAGAAGGCGACAGACGGCGAAGGCGGCACGGACGCTGATCGGCTGCTCCGGATGATATTCCGCAGTAAGCATCTAAGCACCGTCGAGCACCTAACGTTCACATTCACGATCGAAGGCGTAAGCCGTGCGCTACTTGCGCAACTCACGCGCCATCGTGCGGGCTTCTCGTTCAGCGTCCAGTCGCAACGTTACGTGAAATTCGGTAGCGAGAATAAATCGGGCGGGTTTGACTACGTTGTGCCGGATAGTATTGCGAATGACAACCGTAAGCACCCGAGTAATTACGACGGAGACTTCTACGTGGAACTTACCGCGAGGGATCAATTCGAGGAAGCGATGGGAGACGCACAGTGGGCTTACGATAAATTACGGAAAGCAGGAGTGCCTGCCGAAGATGCCCGCTCAGTATTACCGAATGCCGCTGCGTGTAATCTCGTAATGTCCGTTAATCTCCGGGCGCTGCTCGACTTCTACGCGAAAAGGAAGCCGGGGAGAGGCGCGCAGGGCGAGATAGCGAAGTTAGCGGAGTCACTAAAGTCGGAGGTTGTCGCGGTGGAACCGTGGACTTCGCAATTCTTCGGTGAAGCATAA
- the dut gene encoding dUTP diphosphatase, with protein MPVKVKRLHPDAKMPAYAHDGDAGFDLVAIEDTVIEPGETALIKTGLAFEIPEGFEMQVRPRSGVSLKTNLRVSNAPGTVDSNYRGEVGVIVDNIADKPPEKPFVSLVGGIDGKVSLDDGGNLYDEGTYIIRKGDKIAQAVLNRVPQAEFIEVDKLGATDRGEGGFGSSGYTTKGAE; from the coding sequence ATCCCGGTAAAAGTGAAGCGCCTGCACCCGGACGCAAAAATGCCGGCATATGCGCACGACGGCGACGCAGGCTTCGATCTCGTCGCGATAGAGGACACCGTAATCGAGCCGGGCGAGACTGCGCTAATCAAAACGGGGCTGGCGTTCGAGATTCCGGAAGGCTTCGAAATGCAGGTGCGGCCACGGTCGGGCGTTTCGCTGAAGACGAATCTGCGCGTATCTAATGCGCCGGGGACGGTGGATTCGAACTACCGCGGAGAGGTTGGCGTGATTGTCGATAATATTGCGGATAAGCCACCCGAAAAACCATTCGTTTCGCTGGTTGGTGGAATCGACGGCAAGGTTTCGCTGGATGACGGCGGCAATCTATACGACGAGGGTACGTACATCATCCGTAAAGGTGACAAAATCGCGCAGGCGGTACTTAACCGCGTACCGCAAGCGGAGTTTATCGAAGTGGACAAACTGGGCGCGACAGATCGTGGCGAAGGCGGCTTCGGTTCATCCGGCTACACAACGAAAGGGGCGGAATAA